The DNA sequence AAATTTCACATATATCCACCAATTCCAACTAATTACATCAATGAACATGCATCATTAACCTTATACCTAACTTAATTTATACTacgtaaaagaaaaaaaacaaaattaaattctaCGGTTCCATTTTCCAAACTCACCAAATTTGAAATTCACTGGGGGAAATCAAGTATGACGTTAGTTATCGCAAAAACACTTTGAACCCAACTCGAATGAAGTGAAAAGCACATCCTTTTCTGTGGAACCTTACTGCATAGCTTTCAACCAAACTCCACTTTATTTGTTCATTGCTCTTTGGAGTTTCAGTGAGGCCGGAGAGCACAAGAACATACCAACTATAATTGAGTTTGAAACGGGAATGGTGTTTGAGCAAACGCATGAGAGCAAAAGAGTTTTGGGATGAGGtcaacacaaattaaagatGGTAAATGTTTATGTCCCATGTGGGGGGGGGGAGTTTAAATCCTAACAAATGTTAAATTCATGCCGGGTACCCTTTTTATTAAATGATGGGTCATTTATGATCCGGTTTCACTCTAAGCTCATTATGATGGATCCGTTTTCAGCAGTTCAAATTTCATGTAGCGGGTCACATCCTGTCCGCACGCAAGGTTTGCAAAATATGGTCTGCACCTGAGAAATCCCTCTAAAGTATAAACTAGTTTGGAGAAGAAAAGAGGTTCATGCTTGCTTGGTTGGACACACATATTGTACTCCTAAACCCGTCTCCATCGACCACTTAGTTTTACGgcctagtggtattcctcttcaattgtaagtgagaggttttaggttcgattattgccaaaggcgaatttgaaccacattattgctagcccattgtgaggctaagcccacccctcccccttagtaaTATCGTtggctaaaaaaaaaacaaaaaaacctgtCTCCATCGGTGTTCGGATGGCTGCGATATCGATTTAGGGCTTGGGTTTTGAGTTTGCTATATTTGGGCCTGAACTCTTTGTTGTATTGGGCCTTTTTCACTAGCCcaaaaggaaaggaaacaaaaaaaaaaaagcaccaaaACATAACAAAACCCTCCACCTTTGACCAATGTCCTAACGCGTTTCGTCTCCGACTCCTGCatatctctctccctcctctctCCCAGTTTGCTCATAGAAAATGGACGCCATTGACTCAGTGGTGGATCCGCTCAGAGAGTTCTCCAAGGACAGCATTCGCCTTGTCAAGCGCTGCCACAAGCCCGATCGCAAAGGTAATTCAATATTCGGGTCCGATCTGTGTTTTCCCAGATCTGGTTTTGCAGAAATTAGGACTTTTTTATTCTCTGATATCCATGTGTAATTGATGATATTTGATGGTTGATTGTGGTGTAGAATTCTCCAAGGTCGCGCTCCGGACAGCGATTGGGTTCGTGGTGATGGGATTCGTTGGCTTCTTCGTGAAGCTGATCTTCATCCCCATCAACAACATCATCGTCGGATCTGTTTAGGTAATTGTTGGATCTCTGTCTTGGTCTGCTCTAATTCATTGATTCAAATTGTTGATAGAAATTGTGGAGATTTGATTTGCATGCTCGATCGATGCATTATGTAATTAGGTTGTTTTTATGTTGGATTCGGATTTCGGATCGATTGTAGTATTTGCCATGCCTTGGAAATTGAATGTCAGATAGTTGTTTGCTCAATTTTTATGAACAAATCTAAAGTTTCGATCAGGAACGTATTGGTTGAGTTTGCATATACATACTTGGCTTGTCTTATCTGACGGTACAACTGAAATGGTTATTTAATGTCGATAATTTTACCAACTTTTTGTTTAGATGTGTGCATCGTTCTTGATTTTGAGATTTTTACCCTGTTGCGATTAATTCGAGGGTTTGTAACGGGTAGCCATTTTGCATTGCTGCTTGATACTGGGTAGAAATGGATGTGGCACTAGCAATGCAATggcgttttaggattcatatagccagccccgcttagtgggataaggctttctTGATATATTATTCCGACTTATCCAATCTAAAAAACAAGTTAAAagttataaagtcatatttgacTCCAAATGTGGTGGTGAAATTATTAATTTCTCAGATGCATACGGGGTCAAATTTGACCTTAAGCTTTTACTCTTATGCATTATAGAGGGATTAAGTCaggtttaaaattaaatatagcGCCAAAATCATATATGACCTCAACTTTTCCGGGGTgctagagaaggattgaatcaAGATTAGAGTCAAATATAACTTTTGACTCCAAATTTCCAGTCCATTGCAAATAGCCTTAGGAAGCTGATATCGAGCCAAGGAAGATTAACACAAATACTGATTATGTGTAAGAATTGGTCCAATGTTCATATATCTTGAATGTATTATTGTTAGTTTCATGTTTATTGGATTTATTCATGTGTAATTACATAGATTTCATTTCGGTGTTGTTATACTATGGATTACAGGCCTTAGGCGAGTGAGTTGGTTAGGAGTGTTAGAAACACATTTCATATCTTTGCCTGTAGGATATGATGTCGATTGGGGACTGATTTTGTTTTCCCGTATGATTGCAGATCATGCTGAAGATCAAGTTAGACAGATGATAGATGCAGCGGACCTTAATAAAGCATTAGCTTTTAGTTCTCATGTGTTCCTTGTTTCTGTAAAACCATGATACatgtattttcttgtttttgataTTTGGGACCTTGTGAACTTGTCTCTTTGTCGTTTAATCAAAAATTGTGTTGTTCTGGATTCGCTTACTTGATCATTGTACATTTTAACCAATAAAATGTCGGAGGGATGATCGTGTGTAAAACGATAAAGAAGTATTGAATGTGATGGTCTCGAGCAATGGATTCAGTAGCATGTTTATGGTAGTGGGATCCACATTGAATTACAACACTTCTTCTTGGATGACCACAAGTCTTTGATTGACTTGTTAAAATATTGATCTGTTTTGGATGCTCCCCTTGATAAGTATCTTCTCCTGATTTCAAATTCTTTAGGCTGATGCGTATCGACGCCATACTTGAACTTCTGTGGGCTCGTCATTGATCTTTCTGCTTTAGTCTCTTGCATAACAAAAGTGGTGCGCAACATTTTCCCTTTAATAATCCTTCAAAACATCGTTTCTTAGCGACTtatccatgcttggcagcttcagtgtaaagaacCAACATTATATCAACTGTTATGAGGTATTTACTAAGGAAATTTGAGACCTaccaacagttgaagatgactactcgagagcaatgcaaggtaagcaattagggaaaggttccaggcaatTAGTTCCAAATCAGAAGTTTAATTTTAGGTTtcgactgattgctctttttctccttgttttgcaggtctgccttgccatggaggacagagatcgacatatatagggatttcccaatagcaagtagTGGTGCTTTTCCTTTACGCTTGTCAACACCAGTAGTGTAATTAGAACTGTAAAATTCACgcgtttcaactttgtcagagatctttgacaaagttgcccgTGATATTCGAAAAGTtgagattgcgtctgaaaagtggcaacgaactttattcaagaaaatctggcttttgaaatttagagagtggtgccttttttatttttgaacaagTGGACATGTTGTCTCTTCTTTTATAAAGGCATCGACTGTGTTAAAAAAcatgctcagaaagttgctgcctgTAGAAATTTCCCCTTTTTGTACTTCTGAGATTTCAATTTATATGACCTCATTTTCCtttatcatttctgaaaatggcttGCCCATTTGACCGTCGTTTCGATTTGAATGCTGTGAAAGATGCAGACATGTCTCCTCAAGACAATATATGGcacccatcattcttatcctcTAATGGTCttcttacggttggggactctatAATGAAAGATGACATAACCACTACAGTGGTGgttaggaatcttctcactccgaAGGATAACAGGATAATTTCAAAACGGTCCGATGAATTGGTTGTTCAAGACTCTCTGcctttcagtgttcagtgtgcgagCTCTGTATCCAATATGGGAGTTGCAAATCTTagacaagagatcagagggctcaaacacgagaatagagagttgcacatgcttgcaaataattactcaacgagcatgaaaagaaagcttgaCCAATTGTAGGAATCCGAAAGtcagattcaaagtgatcatCAGATGTTTGTGGCTTTATTCCAAATGCACCAATTGCCTTTGCCATCTGGAGTTTTATCAAGTATtgaggctccaaataatcaacctccaGTGCCTCTTCTTTATGAAGTTCCGCCAAGTACTAAGGCTCCACATGATCTGTCTCTAttgcctcatccttctggggttttgccaAGTACTTGAGGATTCACATGATCTGTCTCCAatgccttctccttctggggttttgccaAGTAATATATGTATAAAAATTTCCTCCCTTATACCTGAAAAACTTTATTCCAACTTGTTAGATATAGAAACCCATGGAAATTTTTGGTTCCataatcaataaataaatgtgGAAACGATGAAATATTCTAGTTCCAAGAATATAAATCAATGAACCTTTTAACGGTTAAAAATAgtgttgtgctaaatacaatacaacatatacttcactaagatgtggtacttttggaccaaatatcaatttatcTTTTCCCTCACAAAGATAAATGATCTTTCTTAGTGTCTAAATATTGGTTAatcatttgagtattcaactcataatcttcaatccatatggttctttaatatcataaacatcatggataagattcgtgttggcaTATTGTTTGATCTCcagctcgagacaatatttctttcaacactttataatctttctaGACTATTTAGGAGTTCCAAtgtaatatcatcaactcttgcACTAGATTTAATgggttgcaacaatatcataattgacacaccccgatctcGATGTCTGGGGGACATCCTTGGACATCGGGATGGTCACGTGCTGGCTAACACTCAAGGGTGACGCAAGCTATGTAACGAATGCATATGTTGAGAACATGTGAAACGTGCATGTAAATTTCGCGCGAACTACGCAATGTAATATTTCAACAAAAAccttataaaataatataataatattcaaTTGCCAACAATGATAATTATAAcgataatgcatgacatgttcaggGCATACATCTAATTTAGAATACAAGTAGAAGGTGTTATTACAATGATGTCAAAGCAATAAAGGATGGCACGATGtcactggtaggggaatgcctcgttaCTAAGATCATAAGCCTCATTCCTATGTcctgaaggggcgcaaaacaaacatgagtggaccaagttgatatataagtagtACAAACATAGTTATTTAACAACGTACTAACCCTAAAaactaatagcataatatgtaataggtttccgaaaaccctagtatgccataaaacctttcataaaacatatatcgtatataatgtgctaactagtggtatcaAATCGCCTGAAGGCTTTCCATCACATGCCCATAGGCAGGACATACGCCCGTAGGTAGAACATACGCCCATAGGCAGCACAATGACTACTAGATACGCATaaaaacattgaatataatctttccaacataagtacatatatctcaaaacatcataaatagtatatagtcatccatcatatatattgttgatgcataaaaccaggaggtcttggaacaacgtaaatccgaccgtgaatctgtaagaaagtaaagaacacaagatgtatcgtggttcaccccaatgtttaggctatgtccacactgatgttgattgtatttctctgtatgaatgtatggattacaagtgtgagggggagtcccccagaaaaaagagagtttgaaagagtttctctgtttgtgagccttgtggctttgtaatgtgagagtgaggcttgaggattgtaagggtgaggatgcccttttatagactaatgGCTCATTCCCTTTTACATgaatcatgggctcaatgtctaaaagcccaagtaacgaggcccaatataatatggtactaacagtagtcccccaagtcttcagttaagagagtcttttggctggagacttgaaattcagtccatgtgtgggccgaagtaactagatgtcgtctagaactgatactcgatatgaggcggtgttcaatctgaaatgatgctcaactagaagtagcacatgttgcgaggctactcagtttgtggcttatgttgccttggttggcttggcttgtggcgttaaaggtgagggagtcccttttatagaataagggctcactcctcaatacataaatgatgggatAGAGTTGATGCTagcggcgaggtggttgctcagcaggcggcgatgctctctaatgatggtgagggagtccattttatagaataaaggctcgctcctcaatagataaatgatgggctaagagtgatgctcgcagcgaggcggttgctcagcaggcggcgatccTCTCTAATGacggtgaaggagtcccttttatttaataagggctcactccttaatacatgaatgatgggtgctctctaatgaaagtgagggagtcccttttatagaataagggctcgctccttaatacgtAAGTGATGGGTTAAGTCCCACAAGTCTTTTTCATGAGACCCAGTtatggaagcccaatatatggtacatagtgtagtcccctaagtcttcagtcaatagaggttGTTGGCTgtagacttcaaattcaatccatgtatgggccgaagtggcggttgttaggaggcggtctttgtataccatgcactgaagttttgtaggtgaagctttgaaagtgaagctttgaagctggaactctgtaaatgaagctttcgaagctggagctctgtaaatgaagctttcgaagctgattgacatgagtgatgctcatgaatgtttatgtatgattgacatgagtgatgctcatgaatgtttatgtatgattgacatgagtgatgctcatgtataattttggagtactggacgtgttgatgcataaaatcagtgaggactttggtacaacaaaaagtgttaagtttgtgaccttcgctagattgctccggtcactagtgtggataagtatgtaaatagatagggacagggaagcaaacacaagatgtacgtggttcacccagattggctacgtccacggagtagaggagttctcattaattgtgaagggtttacacaagtacataggttcaagctctccttcagtgagtactagtgaatgatttagtacaaatgacattaggaaatattgtgagagaatgatctcaatttatagaagagagtttctagtttcattatgacattgacatgtgtcgtgttgtgattgtcttctgatgttgacacgtgtcgtgctatgattagcttctgatgtcaacacgtgtcgcgctgtgattggcctcctggttggagggaaactcttctaggtccttgactatataacgttgaccggtgctcagtagtttcgggattggtgaagtatggtacaaacaatactcccctaagttcccgagtgagggaagctcatcggttggggacttgtaagatccaagccattgagtaatcacgaaacttctaagtaccgaagtgtggtatcattttcacttgtcttatttgtctcatatgtagatgtggcatcttctctggaagtacttttcctctatccaggggtgttatctttaactgatgaagatgcacaaggtaatgtatcaatttcacttgaagcttacttgtagtttcgggcttggtcaagtgcgatacaaaccctatagtaggagtcccccaagtcgccgagctaggagatttgccgaaggaggtaacagacaaggtaagcaatcagacttccaagcaagcaacctcgatcggaggttcgacttcggcttccggttgattgttctccttctcattgTGTCATAAACaataacaaggataaggagaagcaaatggagaagagatgatatgagatacttttgcttttgaagaagtaactttccacaggcttattcttgaactgggctggagggttttctggtttcctctagagtataaggccgactcaagaatttgagggtccaaacaagtccatcaaatctagagtacgttcgaccctaatgatatgggatacttttgctgttgacaaagtagtggatgtattggcatgtgttctgttacgcttgtctccacatgcttccttgtatccttctcacttgccctatctgttcctcaggcagatgtggtatcttctctggaagcataagatgttgaagatgagtactcgagagcaatgctaggtaagtaattaggcaaggggttccaggcagtcagttcctgactagaagcttgattccaagtgttgactgattgctctcattctccttgtcttgcaggtaagaacaaggccaaaggaaaagacagggaaaaagcatgatatgggatactcttgcttttaaccctgatgatatgagatactcttgctttggtgtggcttgtttacagaggtattaccgggaggaaaagaagctgagtatttcgatagactctgctgagagtgtcctctcggatgtgaagaaaagttgagcattttttttatttgcaggtctgcctggctgtggaggatggaggccgacatatataagagtctccctaacaagtagtagtgttattcttttacccttcttggtcatagtaatgtagtgggagctgcaagcttcacgtgttttaactttgtcagagcactttgaaaaagtgttctgtggtatctggaaagctgatgttgcgtgtgaagattgtagacaagctttatccaaggaaatctggctctcgaagttcagagagcggtgtctcttcggttttcgaacaagcaatcttgtcggggatctggctctcgagattcagagaatggtgcctcttcgatttttgagaaagcaatcctgttgggagtctaactcttgagattcgaagagcagtgtctcttcgctttttgaaaaagtaatcctgttgggagtctggttctcaagattcggagggcggtgcctcttcgatttttgagcacgtaatcctgttgggagtctggctctcgagattcgaatagtggtgcctcttcgatttttgagcaagcaatcttgttgggagtgttttcttgaatgtgagtaaaggttgggcatttttgtcaatctgccttgccacagagcacggaggttgacacacattgggattttctagttatcaagcagtggtgctattcctttacctttatgggtaatagtagggtagctggaccttcaaaatttatgtgtctaacctttgtcagagatctttggcaaagttatctatggtacccgaggagttgatgttacgtgtggaaagtggtgcctcttcggaatccggagagtggtgcctcttcgatttttgaaccaaccgccctgttgcccttttttTATAAGgacaccaattgtgtgcaagaagtacattcaaagagttattgcttgtaggaattttccccttacttcagagatttattgcaccttatttctccttcatcatttctgagaatgtctggcccatctgaccgtcgttttgacttgaactttagtgaagaggcagccatgccttctcaagacaacatatggcactcatcattcttatcccttattggtcctcttaccgttggggactctgtgatgaagaatgatatgaccgctgcggtggtggccatgaaccttcttacttccaaagataacaaactactttccaaacggtctgatgagttggctgttaaggattctctagctcttagtgttcagtgtgcaggttctgtgtctaatatggcccaacgcctatttgctcgaacccgccaagttgaatcattggcggctgaagtgataagtctcaaacaggaaatcaaagggctcaagcatgagaataaacagttgcacaggctcgcacatgactatgttacaaacatgaagaggaagctcgaccacctgcaggaatctgatggtcagattttacttaatcatcagaggtttgtgggtttgttcctaAGGcttttattgccttcgtcttctagggctgtaccgcttaatgaagctccaaatgatcaaccttcggtgcctcttccttctagggttctgcctagtactgaggcttcaaataatcaccctcttgtgcctcatctttctggggctctgccgactactgagacttttcctgagcaacctttatgaaggctccctcttgtttgtctattttgattcatgtatatgtacatatttgtaacttatcggagatatcagtaaacaagctttgcttcatttcaaagtattgtgttaaatacaccaagacc is a window from the Malus domestica chromosome 16, GDT2T_hap1 genome containing:
- the LOC103403987 gene encoding protein transport protein Sec61 subunit gamma, translated to MDAIDSVVDPLREFSKDSIRLVKRCHKPDRKEFSKVALRTAIGFVVMGFVGFFVKLIFIPINNIIVGSV